Proteins encoded within one genomic window of Brassica rapa cultivar Chiifu-401-42 chromosome A09, CAAS_Brap_v3.01, whole genome shotgun sequence:
- the LOC103837830 gene encoding rac-like GTP-binding protein ARAC1, which yields MSASRFIKCVTVGDGAVGKTCLLISYTSNTFPTDYVPTVFDNFSANVVVNGATVNLGLWDTAGQEDYNRLRPLSYRGADVFILAFSLISKASYENVSKKWIPELEHYAPGVPIVLVGTKLDLRDDKQFFVDHPGAVPITNAQGEELKKLIGAPAYIECSSKSQENVKGVFDAAIRVVLQPPNKKKKKGKAQKACSIL from the exons ATGAGCGCATCACGGTTCATAAAGTGCGTAACAGTAGGTGACGGAGCAGTGGGCAAAACATGTTTGCTCATTTCCTACACCAGCAACACTTTCCCTACG GATTATGTACCCACTGTTTTCGATAACTTTAGCGCTAATGTGGTTGTTAACGGAGCCACTGTCAACCTTGGCTTGTGGGATACCGCTG GGCAGGAGGATTATAACAGGTTAAGACCCTTGAGTTACCGCGGTGCTGATGTTTTCATCTTAGCCTTCTCTCTCATTAGTAAGGCTAGCTATGAGAATGTCTCCAAGAAG TGGATCCCAGAGCTGGAGCACTATGCCCCTGGTGTCCCTATTGTTCTTGTTGGTACCAAACTAG ATCTTCGGGATGATAAACAGTTCTTCGTTGACCACCCTGGTGCTGTACCTATTACCAACGCTCAg GGAGAGGAACTGAAGAAGCTCATTGGAGCTCCTGCGTACATCGAGTGCAGTTCAAAATCACAGGAG AACGTGAAGGGGGTGTTTGATGCAGCGATCAGAGTGGTACTTCAACCtccaaacaagaagaaaaagaagggcAAAGCACAAAAGGCCTGCTCCATTTTGTAA
- the LOC103837831 gene encoding chaperone protein dnaJ 11, chloroplastic, with protein sequence MLSSSSTFFAPPFLSSSLSPPSRTSRISPPLSATTAASSYYTCADDPPRLRQIPQRLSAAASLYEILEIPVGSTSQEIKSSYRRLARICHPDVAGNGRSADEFVKIHAAYCTLSDPEKRAVYDRRILRRSRPLSVGVSGFGSYVGGNWETDQCW encoded by the coding sequence ATGctctcttcttcctcaaccTTCTTCGCTCCTCCATTtctctcctcttctctctcACCACCGTCTCGAACTTCCAGGATCTCGCCGCCTCTTTCTGCCACCACCGCCGCCTCTTCTTACTACACATGCGCCGACGAtccaccaagactgcggcagatcCCGCAGCGATTGTCGGCGGCAGCGTCTCTCTACGAGATTCTCGAAATCCCCGTCGGCTCGACGAGCCAAGAGATCAAATCGTCTTACCGGCGGCTGGCGAGGATCTGCCATCCCGACGTGGCGGGAAACGGTCGGTCGGCGGACGAGTTTGTGAAGATCCACGCCGCGTACTGCACGCTTTCTGATCCCGAGAAACGCGCCGTTTACGATCGGAGGATCCTTCGTCGGAGCCGGCCGTTGAGTGTCGGCGTTTCTGGATTCGGCAGTTACGTTGGAGGGAATTGGGAAACTGATCAGTGCTGGTAG